Below is a window of Candidatus Gorgyraea atricola DNA.
AGAGCACATAGGGCCGAACGTACCAGTGGTCACAACATCCACGCGCTCAGCTGTCTTTTTTAAACCATCTTTTTCCACAAGGTCGATTATCTCCTCAGCTGTAACCACTACAGCCTGACCTTTTTTTATCTTTTCATTGATTTCTTTAATCGTCTTCGCCATCTTAGACCTCCGTCTTTTTTATTGTAATAAATTATTAAAATTAGTCTATAAATAAGTCTGTGCTTATATACCTTTCTCCTGTGTCTGGCAATATAACCACTATGACTTTACCTTTATTCTCTGGGCGCTTTCCCATCTCAAGCGCTGCATGCAATGCTGCTCCGCTTGAAATTCCTGCGAGTATACCTTCTGCTTTTGTCAGAGTTCTTGCTGCGGAAAATGCATCTTCGTTTTTAACCTTAATTACCTCGTCTATTAAACCCTTATCCAATACATCTGGTATAAAACCAGCGCCTATTCCCTGAATCTTATGCGGCCCTGAACTGCCGCCTGAAATAACAGGTGAATCATATGGCTCAACAGCCACGACTTTAAAATCCTTTTTTCTCTGCTTAATTACCTGGCCAATTCCTGTCAGCGTGCCCCCTGTTCCTACGCCGCTCACCAATATATCTACATTTCCATCTGTGTCATTCCAGATCTCCTCTGCAGTAGTCTCTCTATGGATCTTTGGATTCGCAGGGTTCTTAAATTGCTGCGGGATGAATGCGCCTTTGGTTTTAGCAGCAAGATCTTCTGCTTTCTCTATCGCGCCTTTCATGCCCTTATCGCCCGGGGTCAGTATTATTTCAGCGCCGAATAATTTCAAGAGCTGGCGCCGTTCAACACTCATTGTGTCAGGCATGGTAATAATGAGCTTGTAACCCCTGGCTGCTGCAACAAATGCAAGGCCGATTCCAGTGTTTCCACTTGTGGGTTCAATTATTGTAGCGCCTGGTTTCAGGAGGCCTTTTTCTTCGGCATCCTTTATCATAGAAAATCCGATTCTATCCTTTACGCTTCCTGCAGGATTAAATGACTCGATCTTGGCTAAGATTTCAGCCACGGAATCCTTTGTGATCTTATTTAATCTAACAAGAGGCGTATTCCCGATAGTTTCAGTGATGCTATTATAGATTTTTGACATGAGATAGGCTCCTTTTTAAATGCTATATGTTAAAGGTGCTTTTTCTTTTTTCTTTGCCTCAGCCCTTCTAACTAGCTCAGCAAAAGTAATAGTGTCTACGATCAAAGACGTTGCTGTATAAATCTGGTTCCATATATCCTTAAATATACAATCTCTAAAATCCTTACATTCTTCGTATTTCTTTTTCCCAGAACATGCAATAGGCTCTATAGGCCCTTCGAGAAATCTAATCACCTCTCCTATTGTAATCCCTTCAGGCGGCTTGGCTAACAAATAGCCTCCACTTACGCCGCGCTTACTATCTACAAAGCCGCCTTTTTTTAAAGTCAAAAGTACCTGTTCTAAAAATTTATCTGGTATGTCGCCTTTCTTAGCAAGTTCCTGTATTGAAACAACACCTTTATTATAATTAAGCGCGAGTTCAAGCATGGTCTTTAATGCATAATCACCTTTATAGCTAACCTTCATTCAGCACCTCCTAATCTCTATAATCTTGATTGACTTAGTAGAGATTATACCACAATCTCTTTTTCTGTCAAGTCTTTTTTTCAAGGCGAAACCTCCGCCATGTTACATGGCGGAGGTTTCGCCTTGGCCTAAAGCCTGAGGCTTGAGAACGTGGGGTCAGGGGCTGCTTGGACAAGGATTGATTTTAATTCCTGGGATGGGAGGGTTT
It encodes the following:
- the cysK gene encoding cysteine synthase A; translation: MSKIYNSITETIGNTPLVRLNKITKDSVAEILAKIESFNPAGSVKDRIGFSMIKDAEEKGLLKPGATIIEPTSGNTGIGLAFVAAARGYKLIITMPDTMSVERRQLLKLFGAEIILTPGDKGMKGAIEKAEDLAAKTKGAFIPQQFKNPANPKIHRETTAEEIWNDTDGNVDILVSGVGTGGTLTGIGQVIKQRKKDFKVVAVEPYDSPVISGGSSGPHKIQGIGAGFIPDVLDKGLIDEVIKVKNEDAFSAARTLTKAEGILAGISSGAALHAALEMGKRPENKGKVIVVILPDTGERYISTDLFID
- a CDS encoding Rrf2 family transcriptional regulator, which gives rise to MKVSYKGDYALKTMLELALNYNKGVVSIQELAKKGDIPDKFLEQVLLTLKKGGFVDSKRGVSGGYLLAKPPEGITIGEVIRFLEGPIEPIACSGKKKYEECKDFRDCIFKDIWNQIYTATSLIVDTITFAELVRRAEAKKKEKAPLTYSI